In Brachypodium distachyon strain Bd21 chromosome 2, Brachypodium_distachyon_v3.0, whole genome shotgun sequence, one genomic interval encodes:
- the LOC100830200 gene encoding protein Rf1, mitochondrial, giving the protein MADVIHRKLRKPHGRRDSSQPAPQEPTSPPPPPGSGHKASTSSRKAMPDASPLPLTRLLLHIGRRRLSSSTTSPPSGFRSPIAAFGAATERARAGTLSTEDAHHLFDELLRQTIPVPERSLNGFFTALARAPSSAACRDGPSLAVALFNRICREEARPRVALPTVCTYNILMDCCCRTRRPTVGFALFGRFLKTGLKMDVIVASILLKCLYHAKRSDDVVNLLLHRMPELGVEPDTISYNTVVKTLCEDSRSQRALDLLHTMVKKSGGCSPNVVTYNTVIHGLFREGEVSKACNLFHEMMQQGVVPDVVTYTSIIDALCKARAMDKAELVLRQMISNGFQPNKVTYNCMIHGYSISGQWKETAGMFREMTSQGLMPNIVTCNSYMSSLCKHGKSKEAAEFFDSMAAKGHKPNLVTYSVLLHGYATEGCFVDMLNLFNSMEGNGIVADQRVFNIVIDAYGKRGMMDETMLIFTQMQEQGVIPDACTYGIVIAAFSRMGRLADAMDKFNQMIAMGLKPEGIVYHSLIQGFCMHGNLVKAKELVSEMMSRGIPRPNIVFFNSIINSLCKEGRVVEAHDIFDFVIHIGERPDVITFNSLIDGYGLVGKIEKAFGVLDAMISAGIEPDVVSYNTLIDGYCRNGRIDDGLILFGEMLSKGVKPTTITYGIILHGLFNDGRTVGAKKMCHEMIESGTTMDISTCGIILGGLCRNNCDDEAIAMFKKLGAMNVKFNIAIINTMIDAMYKVRKREEAKELFDSISATGLVPNASTYGVMIKNLLKEGSVEEADNMFSLMEKSGCAPSSRLLNYIIRVLLEKGEIVKAGNYMFKVDGKRISLEASTVSLLMALFSREGKYWEDVKLLPAKYQFFGGDTLDVNLNPRKYS; this is encoded by the coding sequence ATGGCCGACGTGATTCATCGCAAGCTGAGAAAACCACATGGCCGACGTGATTCATCGCAACCAGCACCCCAAGAGCCCAcatcgcctcctccacctccgggcTCCGGCCACAAAGCTAGCACCAGTAGTAGGAAAGCCATGCCGGATGCCTCGCCTTTGCCGCTGacccggctcctcctccacatcggccgccgtcgcctctcctcctccaccacctcgcCGCCCTCAGGCTTCCGGTCTCCCATCGCCGCCTTCGGAGCCGCCACGGAGCGGGCCCGTGCCGGGACGCTCAGCACGGAAGACGCACACCACCTGTTCGACGAATTGCTCCGCCAGACCATCCCGGTACCTGAGCGCTCTCTAAACGGTTTCTTCACCGCCCTCGCCCGTGCTCCTTCTTCTGCAGCCTGCAGAGACGGGCCCTCCCTTGCCGTCGCCCTCTTCAACCGCATTTGCCGAGAAGAAGCTCGCCCTCGGGTGGCGCTGCCCACAGTCTGCACATACAACATCCTCATGGACTGCTGTTGCCGCACACGCCGCCCAACCGTAGGGTTTGCATTATTCGGACGCTTCCTCAAAACGGGGCTGAAGATGGACGTGATCGTCGCCAGCATCCTCCTCAAGTGCCTCTACCACGCAAAAAGGTCAGATGATGTGGTCAACCTGCTGCTTCATAGGATGCCGGAACTAGGCGTTGAGCCTGATACTATCTCATATAACACGGTTGTTAAGACCTTATGTGAAGATAGCAGGAGCCAGAGGGCGCTTGACCTGCTCCACACGATGGTAAAAAAATCCGGTGGCTGCTCCCCTAACGTGGTGACATATAACACGGTGATCCACGGCCTCTTTAGGGAAGGCGAAGTAAGCAAGGCATGCAATCTGTTCCATGAAATGATGCAGCAAGGTGTTGTGCCTGATGTAGTGACATACACTTCAATTATTGATGCGTTGTGCAAAGCCAGAGCAATGGACAAGGCAGAATTAGTCCTCCGCCAGATGATTAGTAATGGTTTTCAGCCAAATAAAGTGACATATAATTGCATGATCCATGGATATTCCATTTCGGGCCAGTGGAAAGAGACGGCTGGAATGTTCAGAGAAATGACAAGCCAGGGTCTTATGCCAAATATTGTTACTTGTAACTCGTATATGTCTTCCCTTTGCAAGCATGGAAAGAGCAAAGAAGCTGCGGAATTTTTTGATTCCATGGCAGCCAAGGGCCACAAACCTAATCTTGTCACATATTCTGTTCTGCTACATGGGTATGCAACGGAAGGGTGCTTTGTTGATATGCTTAATCTGTTTAACTCAATGGAAGGCAATGGCATTGTAGCAGACCAACGTGTTTTCAACATAGTAATTGATGCATATGGTAAACGCGGGATGATGGATGAAACTATGCTCATATTTACGCAGATGCAGGAACAAGGAGTGATTCCTGATGCATGCACCTATGGAATTGTAATAGCTGCATTTTCCAGGATGGGTCGGCTGGCTGATGCTATGGACAAATTCAACCAGATGATTGCTATGGGACTAAAACCGGAAGGAATTGTTTATCACTCCCTAATTCAGGGGTTTTGTATGCATGGTAATTTGGTGAAAGCGAAGGAGTTGGTTTCTGAAATGATGAGCAGAGGTATTCCTCGTCCTAACATTGTGTTCTTCAATTCAATAATAAACAGTCTATGCAAAGAAGGAAGGGTTGTGGAGGCACATGATATCTTCGATTTTGTTATACACATAGGTGAGAGGCCCGATGTTATTACATTTAATTCACTGATTGATGGATATGGCTTAGTCGGCAAGATAGAGAAAGCATTCGGTGTACTTGATGCCATGATATCAGCTGGCATTGAGCCTGATGTTGTTTCGTATAATACACTTATTGATGGCTATTGTAGAAATGGAAGGATCGATGATGGGTTGATTCTATTCGGAGAAATGCTGTCTAAAGGAGTTAAACCTACAACTATTACATATGGCATCATACTGCATGGCTTGTTTAATGATGGGAGAACTGTTGGCGCAAAGAAAATGTGCCATGAAATGATCGAAAGTGGAACGACAATGGACATTTCCACTTGTGGTATAATCCTTGGAGGACTTTGTAGAAATAATTGTGATGATGAGGCAATTGCCATGTTCAAGAAATTAGGTGCGATGAATGTGAAGTTCAATATTGCGATCATCAATACCATGATTGATGCAATGTACAAGGTTCGGAAAAGGGAAGAAGCAAAGGAATTGTTTGATTCAATATCAGCCACTGGGTTAGTACCTAATGCCTCCACCTACGGAGTAATGATAAAAAATCTTCTAAAAGAAGGATCAGTGGAAGAAGCTGATAATATGTTTTCATTAATGGAGAAGAGTGGCTGTGCTCCCAGCTCTCGTCTGTTAAATTATATCATCAGGGTGTTACTGGAAAAGGGTGAGATAGTCAAGGCTGGAAATTATATGTTTAAAGTTGACGGCAAGAGAATCTCACTTGAAGCTTCAACAGTTTCGTTGTTGATGGCTCTGTTTTCAAGGGAAGGGAAATACTGGGAGGACGTAAAATTGCTCCCTGCAAAGTATCAATTTTTCGGTGGTGATACATTGGACGTGAACTTAAATCCAAGAAAGTACAGCTGA
- the LOC100839818 gene encoding RNA polymerase II-associated protein 3 — translation MAVRYNHKNYSSYLSDEPMPDAASEKEQGNEYFKQKKFAEAIGCYSRSIALSPTAVAFANRAMAYLKLRRFEEAENDCTEALNLDDRYVKAYSRRITARKGLGKLKEAMDDAEFAVSVDANNPELRKQYSEIKALLMEKMAKKSSVLAKHTISEFDKAGDKNDMSSHPLSDPQKDSFMEVDSSVRAAAGIRECSGGASKGASGVGLKDNNMQQSRDAKQKSGPEISVQDLASRAASRYMSSTVKSVKTPKTAYDFEVSWRAISDDPAHQIQLLKSIPPASLPEIFKNALSSAFLIDIVKCTASIFWDDAELAVSILENLAKVSRFDLIIMCLSPMHKSELRKIWAQTFLAETASTDKVEALRRLQSKYMEGGWQQEDMLALS, via the exons ATGGCTGTTCGGTACAACCACAAGAACTACTCCAGCTACTTGAGCGACGAGCCCATGCCTGACGCCGCATCGGAGAAGGAACAG GGCAATGAGTATTTCAAGCAGAAAAAGTTTGCTGAAGCGATCGGGTGCTACTCGAGAAGTATCGCGCTGTCGCCGACAGCGGTAGCTTTTGCGAATCGAGCCATGGCGTATCTTAAACTAAGGAG ATTTGAGGAAGCAGAGAATGATTGCACTGAAGCTCTGAATCTGGATGACCGTTACGTTAAAGCATACTCACGACGAATTACTGCTAGAAAAGGACTTGGGAAGCTTAAGGAGGCAATGGATG ATGCTGAATTTGCTGTAAGTGTTGATGCTAACAATCCAGAGTTGAGGAAACAGTATTCCGAGATAAAGGCGCTACTCATGGAG AAAATGGCCAAGAAAAGTTCAGTTCTAGCGAAACATACAATTTCTGAATTTGATAAAGCTGGAGATAAAAACGATATGTCCTCTCATCCACTGAGTGATCCGCAGAAG GACAGCTTCATGGAAGTTGATTCGTCTGTGAGAGCTGCAGCTGGGATCAGAGAGTGTTCAGGTGGCGCGTCCAAAGGAGCATCTGGTGTAGGCCTCAAAGATAATAATATGCAG CAATCTCGAGATGCTAAACAGAAGTCTGGGCCAGAAATATCAGTACAAGATCTTGCATCGCGTGCTGCTTCACGATATATGTCCAGTACTGTAAAAAGTGTGAAGACACCAAAGACAGCTTATGATTTTGAGGTTTCTTGGAGAGCTATCTCTGACGACCCTGCCCATCAAATACAGTTGTTGAAG TCAATTCCACCAGCGAGCCTACCGGAGATTTTTAAGAATGCACTCTCATCGGCTTTTCTGATTGATATCGTGAAGTGCACAGCCTCGATTTTCTG GGATGATGCAGAGTTGGCAGTTAGCATTTTAGAGAATTTGGCGAAAGTTTCCCGCTTTGACTTGATAATCATGTGCCTCTCACCAATGCATAAATCTG AACTGCGGAAGATCTGGGCTCAAACATTCCTTGCTGAAACTGCATCGACAGATAAAGTCGAAGCCCTCAGGCGGCTGCAATCCAAGTACATGGAAGGAGGATGGCAGCAGGAAGACATGTTGGCTCTGAGTTAA
- the LOC104582770 gene encoding cysteine-rich receptor-like protein kinase 2, with protein sequence MRRDGAGGVRGSWRPASGEQGRRPALRSENGGAAVCGPGERKQQASLRSRVQTLVQARFAMHQRPAALRRHSVPPAVPFLLAVATAAAAISAVSGADPVIVATMCGPTPASDPETFDVSFVNALELIYQNVTRSGFGTAFSSSSPGSGTGDNNSSNSSVSRVKLPRCLPSTAGRIFLDGCFLRYGAARRDFSADPFSPDSDTAVCSSSNNSNRTRAASFAGAAAGLLRNVTDAAPGGEGYYSYGAAGAGTGDGEERVYAAAQCWRSLNATACGECVASARERVVRRCLPGALLPPVRRQRQRQRRWSIIVIHRHVIIVVVVASVFSAAAVLGIAYLWTRMRPSSGSDDLRHDDHMDGSGEIIRAIAASQLGFRYEELRSATDGFNQINKLGQGSYGSVYKAHAYIAYICHLLPLPFGKTPLLLNDSGYGGRQGMLADGREIAVKRLFFHTRQWAEQFYNEVRMVSQVQHKNLVKLLGCSVDGPESLLVYDYLCNTSLDHYLFGYYHLQ encoded by the exons ATGCGCCGGGACGGCGCTGGCGGGGTTAGGGGGAGCTGGAGGCCGGCGTCGGGGGAGCAGGGCAGGAGGCCGGCGCTGAGAAGTGAGAACGGCGGCGCTGCAGTTTGTGGGCCTGGGGAGAGGAAGCAGCAGGCTTCGCTTCGCTCCAGGGTCCAGACACTTGTCCAGGCTC GCTTCGCCATGCATCAGAGACCAGcagccctccgccgccactcAGTCCCGCCAGccgtccccttcctcctcgcggtagcgacggcggccgcggccatcTCCGCCGTGTCCGGCGCCGACCCGGTGATCGTGGCGACGATGTGCGGGCCGACCCCCGCGTCCGACCCGGAGACCTTCGACGTGAGCTTCGTCAACGCGCTCGAGCTCATCTACCAGAACGTCACCCGCTCCGGCTTCGGcaccgccttctcctcctcctcccccggctCCGGCACAGGCGACAACAACTCCTCCAACTCCAGCGTG AGCCGCGTGAAGCTGCCCCGCTGCCTcccctccaccgccggccgcaTCTTCCTGGACGGCTGCTTCCTCCGctacggcgccgcccgccgcgacTTCTCCGCGGACCCCTTCTCCCCCGACTCCGACACCGCCGTCTGCAGCTCCTCAAACAACAGCAACAGAACAAGAGCAGCGTCCTTCGCGGGCGCGGCAGCGGGGCTGCTGCGGAACGTGACGGATGCCGCGCCGGGGGGCGAGGGGTACTACTCCTATGGGGCGGCCGGTGCCGGTACCGGGGACGGGGAAGAAAGGGTGTACGCGGCGGCGCAGTGCTGGAGGTCGCTCAACGCCACGGCGTGCGGGGAATGCGTGGCCAGCGCGCGTGAAAGGGTCGTCCGGCGGTGTCTGCCCggcgcccttcttcctcccgtcCGACGCCAACGCCAACGCCAACGCCGGTGGAGCATCATCGTCATCCA CCGGCACGtgatcatcgtcgtcgtcgtcgcctccGTCTTCTCCGCCGCGGCGGTGCTCGGCATCGCGTATCTCTGGACGAGGATGCGGCCCAGCAGCGGAAGCGACGACCTTCGCCATGACG ATCACATGGacggctccggcgagatcATCCGCGCCATCGCCGCGTCGCAGCTCGGGTTCCGGTACGAGGAGCTCCgcagcgccaccgacggcttCAACCAGATCAACAAGCTCGGCCAGGGCAGCTACGGCTCCGTTTACAAGGCACATGCATACATTGCATATATttgccatcttcttcctcttccttttgGGAAGACTCCTCTCTTGTTGAATGACTCTGGATATGGCGGCCGGCAGGGGATGCTGGCGGACGGTCGGGAGATCGCGGTGAAGCGGCTCTTCTTCCACACGAGGCAGTGGGCGGAGCAGTTCTACAACGAGGTGCGGATGGTGAGCCAGGTGCAGCACAAGAACCTGGTCAAGCTCCTCGGCTGCAGCGTCGACGGCCCCGAGAGCCTCCTCGTCTACGACTACCTCTGCAACACCAGCCTCGACCACTACCTCTTTGGTTACTACCACCTCCAATAA
- the LOC104583255 gene encoding cysteine-rich receptor-like protein kinase 42: MAPEYIVHGQLTEKADIYSYGVLVLEIITGWKNHNSVASSAEGLSLMWLIWKHYNAGTLMELLDQNLRDQCLDGEALKVFHVGLLCVQASPSLRPPMWKVVEMLGSRNRTLPRPTHPPFIDVKGSNAKSDSPGSLVSLMANSDKSPFSLNQLSVSGVEAR, encoded by the exons ATGGCTCCGGAATACATCGTCCACGGGCAGCTCACGGAGAAGGCCGACATCTACAGCTACGGCGTGCTGGTCCTCGAGATCATCACCGGCTGGAAGAACCACAACTCGGTGGCGTCGTCGGCCGAGGGACTCTCCCTCATGTGGCTG ATATGGAAACACTACAATGCCGGTACCCTGATGGAGCTCTTGGACCAGAACCTCCGGGATCAATGCTTGGACGGCGAGGCTCTCAAGGTGTTCCATGTCGGGCTGCTGTGTGTGCAGGCATCCCCGAGCCTCAGGCCGCCGATGTGGAAGGTGGTGGAGATGCTGGGCAGCAGGAACAGGACGCTGCCCAGGCCTACCCACCCTCCGTTCATCGATGTAAAGGGGTCGAATGCAAAGAGTGACAGCCCAGGATCATTAGTGTCTCTGATGGCAAACTCCGACAAGTCGCCGTTCTCGCTGAACCAGCTGTCAGTGAGTGGGGTGGAGGCCCGGTGA
- the LOC100840311 gene encoding UPF0481 protein At3g47200 isoform X1: MARRNRPLAGAGVSADITVHVEWLARSLMQKQADAAVEEQHRATVSSHRLSRVPAHLRDNNANGYTPGFVAIGPLHNRENRRLRPAERLKVAYLNSLISRGHPDPAQHLTVIQEYIRIVAAREKEARALYVAEEVVDIGADDFIQALVLDGCFIIEHLVNIAIGREEPSLHATPFGPTQLSVDLILAENQIPFFVLIDLITATKLPEFESTGYPPPVLLVKLVLFYLAGEKGRDMSEALLVAEGISHILHLFHAMVTTAKTSWEPPPRTIQDGAVLDMAQEAGRLLRRIPLLVLVPLLYPILPEDKKWSASYGREDLPSASDLKRMGVRFRKARSGSGKPVAGIASVLGPVPLAVKLTQHGDRLHLPQLRLEFRTTPLLLNLMAFEQSSSTTSAAPQEVSAYMSFMAKMVQSAEDAGVLSAAEVVQQQGGAGNESKEEVARVFRNLGEASAAAGGELETSYLHGMLEKLRERSRHPLYVMWADVQRNYFTLPWAVVAEFVAVVTFVSTMLQTYSSFKNK, encoded by the coding sequence ATGGCTAGAAGAAATCGACCCCTGGCCGGTGCCGGCGTCAGCGCCGACATCACGGTGCACGTGGAGTGGCTGGCGCGCAGCTTGATGCAGAAGCAGGCGgacgcggcggtggaggagcagcACCGGGCAACGGTGAGCAGCCACCGGCTGTCCCGAGTCCCCGCCCACCTCCGCGACAACAACGCTAACGGCTACACACCAGGGTTCGTCGCCATCGGCCCGCTCCATAATCGGGAGAACCGGCGCCTCCGCCCCGCCGAGCGGCTCAAGGTGGCCTACCTCAACAGTCTTATCTCTCGTGGCCATCCGGACCCGGCGCAACACCTCACCGTCATCCAGGAATACATCCGCATCGTCGCTGCCCGGGAGAAGGAGGCTCGGGCGTTGTACGTCGCCGAGGAGGTCGTCGacatcggcgccgatgactTCATCCAAGCGTTGGTGCTCGATGGCTGCTTCATAATCGAGCACCTTGTCAACATCGCCATTGGTCGGGAGGAGCCGTCGCTGCATGCCACGCCGTTCGGCCCCACGCAGCTCTCCGTTGACCTCATCCTCGCCGAAAACCAGATACCCTTTTTTGTCCTCATCGACctgatcaccgccaccaagcTGCCAGAGTTTGAGTCCACAGGATACCCCCCACCGGTGCTGCTCGTGAAGCTCGTGCTGTTCTACCTCGCCGGCGAGAAGGGCCGCGACATGAGCGAGGCGCTGCTGGTGGCCGAGGGCATCTCCCATATCCTGCACCTGTTCCATGCCATGGTCACCACGGCGAAGACGAGCTGGGAGCCGCCGCCACGCACTATCCAGGACGGCGCAGTGCTGGATATGGCCCAGGAGGCCGGGCGGTTGTTACGCCGCATACCACTGCTCGTGCTGGTGCCGCTGCTGTATCCGATCCTCCCGGAGGACAAGAAGTGGAGTGCGAGCTATGGGCGGGAGGACTTGCCATCGGCAAGCGACCTGAAACGGATGGGGGTGCGGTTCAGGAAGGCGCGCAGCGGTAGCGGCAAGCCGGTGGCCGGCATCGCGTCGGTGCTGGGCCCGGTGCCACTTGCCGTGAAGCTGACGCAGCATGGGGACCGGCTGCATCTCCCGCAGCTCCGGCTCGAATTCCGCACAACGCCGCTGCTGCTGAACCTCATGGCATTCGAGCAGTCGTCGTCAACAACATCGGCAGCGCCGCAGGAAGTGTCGGCGTACATGTCGTTTATGGCCAAGATGGTGCAGTCGGCAGAAGATGCTGGCGTGCTTTCTGCAGCAGAGGTGGTGCAGCAGCAAGGCGGTGCGGGAAACGAGAgcaaggaggaggtggcgagGGTGTTCCGGAATTTGGGCGAGGCGAGtgcagcagccggcggtgAGCTAGAGACGAGCTACCTGCATGGGATGCTGGAGAAGCTGCGGGAGCGGAGCCGCCACCCGCTTTACGTCATGTGGGCCGACGTGCAGCGCAACTACTTCACCCTGCCATGGGCCGTCGTTGCTGAGTTCGTCGCTGTCGTCACCTTCGTCTCCACCATGCTCCAGACCTACTCCTCCTTCAAGAATAAATGA
- the LOC100840311 gene encoding beta-carotene isomerase D27, chloroplastic isoform X2 → MATPTPSRLHHRVLPAALPSRTPLSSSSSQGLSRRPTSRLHCSSPPVDVPSGEYRPSFADDLLLAFFRAKMVEEVGWDSQKPGYDGLIEVANRLMIKGKSALETEQSAVRVLRALFPPLLLVLFKALLAPLANGQLASLMVARATALSCQWLMGTCSVNSVTLPDGRSLSSGVFVEKCKYLEESKCLGICINTCKLPTQTFFKDHMGVDLYMEPNFEDYSCQFNFGVPPPPLDIDKALKEPCLDICTNARRRRELGSNGGPDGLCPQV, encoded by the exons ATGGCGACCCCGACCCCGAGCCGTCTCCACCACCGCGTCCTGCCCGCCGCCCTTCCGTCTCGTAcccctctctcctcctcctcgtctcagGGGCTAAGTCGCCGGCCTACCTCCAGGCTCCactgctcctcgccgccg GTGGACGTGCCGTCGGGGGAGTACCGGCCCTCCTTCGCCGACGACCTgctcctcgccttcttccgggCCAAGATGGTGGAG GAGGTTGGATGGGATTCTCAAAAGCCTGGGTACGATGGGCTGATCGAAGTTGCGAATCGCCTCATGATCAAGGGGAAGAGTGCTTTGGAGACTGAACAATCAGCT GTCAGAGTACTCCGGGCACTGTTCCCCCCTCTTTTGCTAGTCCTTTTCAAAGCTCTTTTAGCACCGCTTGCTAATGGCCAACTTGCTTCCTTGATGGTTG CTAGAGCAACAGCACTTTCATGCCAATGGCTGATGGGCACATGTTCAGTGAATTCTGTGACACTGCCCGATGGAAGATCATTGTCAAGTGGG GTGTTCGTTGAGAAGTGCAAATATTTAGAAGAGAGCAAATGCCTTGGTATTTGTATCAACACATGCAAACTGCCAACTCAG ACCTTCTTCAAGGATCACATGggcgtggatttgtatatggAGCCAAATTTTGAAGACTATAGCTGCCAG TTCAACTTTGGAGTGCCGCCCCCTCCTCTTGACATCGACAAGGCCCTGAAGGAACCCTGCTTGGACATATGCACAAATGCCAGGCGGCGCAGAGAGCTTGGCAGTAACGGCGGCCCAGATGGTCTATGTCCCCAAGTTTGA
- the LOC100831120 gene encoding protein Rf1, mitochondrial encodes MPDASPLPLSRLLLHIGRRRLSSSTTSPPSGFRSPIAAFATATERVRAGTLSTEDTHHLFDELLRQTTPVPERALNGFLTALARAPSSATCRDGPSLAVALFNRICREEARPRVALPTVCTYNILMDCCCRAHRPTVGFALFGRFLKTGLKTDVIVANILLKCLCHAKRSDDAVNVLLHRMPELGVEPDTISYSTVLKSLCEDSRSQRALDLLHTMVKKSGGCSPNVVSYNTVIHGFFREGEVSKACNLFHEMMQQGVVPDVVTYSSYIDALCKARAMDKAELVLRQMISNGFEPDKVTYNCMIHGYSILGQWKETAGMFREMTRRGLMPDIFTCNSYMSSLCKHGKSKEAAEFFDSMAAKGHKPDLVTYSVLLHGYAAEGYVVDMLNLFNSMEGNGIVADHSVYNILIDAYGKRGMMDEAMLIFTQMQERGVMPDAWTYGTVIAAFSRMGRLADAMDKFNQMIAMGLKPDTIVYNSLIQGFCMHGNLVKAKELISEMMSRGIPRPNTVFFNSIINSLCKEGRVVEAQDIFDLVIHIGERPDVITFNSLIDGYGLVGKMEKAFGVLDAMISVGIEPDVVTYSALLDGYCRNGRIDDGLILFREMLSKGVKPTTITYGIILHGLFNDGRTVGAKKMCHEMIESGTTMDISTCGIILGGLCRNNCDDEAIALFKKLGAMNVKFNIAIINTMIDAMYKVRKREEANELFDSISATGLVPNASTYGVMITNLLKEGSVEEADNMFSLMEKSGCAPSSRLLNNIIRVLLEKGEISKAGNYLSKVDGKTISLEASTASLMLSLFSRKGKYREQIKSLPAMYQFFDEFC; translated from the coding sequence ATGCCCGATGCCTCGCCTTTGCCGCTGtcccggctcctcctccacatcGGCCGTCGtcgcctctcctcctccaccacctcgcCGCCCTCAGGCTTCCGGTCTCCCATCGCCGCCTTCGCCACCGCCACGGAGCGGGTACGTGCCGGGACGCTCAGCACGGAAGACACACACCACCTGTTCGACGAATTGCTCCGCCAGACCACCCCGGTCCCAGAGCGCGCTCTAAACGGTTTCCTCACCGCCCTCGCCCGTGCTCCTTCTTCTGCAACCTGCAGAGACGGCCCCTCCCTTGCCGTCGCCCTCTTCAACCGCATTTGCCGAGAAGAAGCTCGCCCTCGGGTGGCGCTGCCCACAGTCTGCACATACAACATCCTCATGGACTGCTGTTGCCGCGCACACCGCCCAACCGTAGGGTTTGCCTTATTCGGACGCTTCCTCAAAACGGGCCTGAAGACGGACGTGATCGTCGCCAACATCCTCCTCAAGTGCCTCTGCCACGCAAAAAGGTCAGATGATGCGGTCAACGTGCTGCTTCATAGGATGCCGGAACTCGGCGTTGAGCCTGATACCATCTCATATAGCACGGTTCTTAAGAGCTTATGTGAAGATAGCAGGAGCCAGAGGGCGCTTGACCTGCTCCACACGATGGTAAAAAAATCCGGTGGCTGCTCCCCTAACGTGGTGTCATATAACACGGTGATCCACGGCTTCTTTAGGGAAGGCGAAGTAAGCAAGGCATGCAATCTTTTCCATGAAATGATGCAGCAAGGTGTTGTGCCTGATGTGGTGACATACAGCTCATATATTGATGCGCTGTGCAAAGCCAGAGCAATGGACAAGGCAGAGTTAGTCCTTCGCCAGATGATTAGTAATGGTTTTGAACCAGATAAAGTGACATATAATTGCATGATCCATGGATATTCCATTTTGGGCCAGTGGAAAGAGACGGCTGGAATGTTCAGAGAAATGACAAGACGGGGTCTTATGCCTGATATTTTTACTTGTAACTCGTATATGTCTTCCCTTTGCAAGCATGGAAAGAGCAAAGAAGCTGCGGAATTTTTCGATTCCATGGCAGCCAAGGGCCACAAACCTGATCTTGTCACATACAGTGTTCTGCTACATGGGTATGCAGCTGAAGGATACGTTGTTGATATGCTTAATCTATTTAATTCAATGGAAGGCAATGGCATTGTAGCAGACCATAGTGTTTACAACATACTAATTGATGCGTATGGTAAACGCGGGATGATGGATGAAGCTATGCTCATATTTACGCAGATGCAGGAACGAGGAGTGATGCCTGATGCATGGACCTATGGGACTGTAATAGCTGCATTTTCCAGGATGGGTCGGCTGGCTGATGCTATGGACAAATTCAACCAGATGATTGCTATGGGACTAAAACCAGACACAATTGTTTATAACTCCCTAATTCAGGGGTTTTGTATGCATGGTAATTTGGTGAAAGCGAAGGAGTTGATTTCTGAAATGATGAGCAGAGGTATTCCTCGTCCTAACACTGTGTTCTTCAATTCAATAATAAACAGTCTATGCAAAGAAGGAAGGGTTGTGGAGGCACAGGATATCTTTGACTTGGTTATACACATAGGTGAAAGACCCGACGTTATTACATTTAATTCACTGATTGATGGATATGGCTTAGTCGGCAAGATGGAGAAAGCATTCGGTGTACTTGATGCCATGATATCAGTAGGCATTGAGCCTGATGTTGTTACATATAGTGCACTTCTTGATGGCTATTGTAGAAATGGAAGGATCGATGATGGGTTGATTCTATTCAGAGAAATGCTGTCTAAAGGAGTTAAACCTACAACTATTACATATGGCATCATACTGCATGGCTTGTTTAATGATGGGAGAACTGTTGGTGCAAAGAAAATGTGCCATGAAATGATCGAAAGTGGAACGACAATGGACATTTCCACTTGTGGTATAATCCTTGGAGGACTTTGTAGAAATAATTGTGATGATGAGGCAATCGCCCTGTTCAAGAAATTAGGTGCGATGAATGTGAAGTTCAATATTGCGATCATCAATACCATGATTGATGCAATGTACAAGGTTcggaaaagagaagaagctAACGAATTATTTGATTCAATATCAGCCACTGGGTTAGTACCTAATGCTTCCACCTACGGAGTAATGATTACAAATCTTCTAAAAGAAGGATCAGTGGAAGAAGCTGATAATATGTTTTCATTGATGGAGAAGAGTGGCTGTGCTCCCAGCTCTCGTCTGTTAAATAATATCATCAGGGTGTTACTGGAAAAGGGTGAGATCAGCAAGGCCGGAAATTATTTGTCTAAAGTTGACGGGAAGACAATCTCACTTGAAGCTTCAACTGCTTCTTTGATGTTGTCCTTATTTTCAAGGAAAGGGAAATACAGGGAGCAGATAAAATCACTCCCTGCAATGTATCAATTTTTTGATGAATTCTGTTGA